A single region of the Blastopirellula marina genome encodes:
- the ribH gene encoding 6,7-dimethyl-8-ribityllumazine synthase, which produces MPNIFSGTDYRPTGDRVAIVVSTYNTSITDKLLTGSLQTLESRGFAQADIDVAKVPGAWEIPLAASVMAKSGKYAAVICLGCVIRGETTHDVHINTQVSQTLGNLAMQCQIPVAFGVLTCNTVEQAISRSGGAVGNKGVEAAEAALEMMGLLRNLPQSKP; this is translated from the coding sequence GTGCCTAACATCTTCTCCGGAACCGATTACCGTCCGACGGGCGATCGCGTGGCGATTGTCGTTTCGACTTACAACACCTCGATTACCGACAAGCTGCTGACCGGTTCGCTGCAAACGTTGGAAAGCCGCGGGTTCGCCCAGGCTGACATCGACGTGGCCAAGGTGCCGGGTGCCTGGGAAATTCCGCTTGCTGCCTCCGTGATGGCCAAAAGTGGGAAGTATGCCGCTGTCATTTGCCTGGGATGTGTGATCCGCGGCGAAACGACGCACGACGTCCACATCAACACCCAGGTCAGCCAGACACTGGGCAACCTGGCGATGCAGTGCCAAATCCCGGTTGCGTTTGGCGTGCTGACTTGCAATACCGTCGAACAGGCCATCAGCCGATCTGGGGGAGCCGTGGGCAATAAGGGAGTCGAAGCCGCGGAAGCTGCCCTGGAAATGATGGGACTTCTGCGAAATCTGCCGCAGTCGAAACCATGA
- a CDS encoding calmodulin-binding protein produces the protein MFRRIVLGLIIAASMSVTFSSAEAGDQAFSRVWGGTYGSYDWERFYHYPYVYYPQNFQGAEYYRSRESLYYRYPTEMRIPVYNEQWQNHYPNGRLYHSGHHFLLDVF, from the coding sequence ATGTTTCGACGCATCGTACTTGGTCTGATCATTGCCGCTTCAATGTCGGTTACTTTCTCCAGCGCCGAAGCTGGTGACCAGGCTTTCAGCCGCGTATGGGGCGGGACCTACGGTAGCTACGACTGGGAACGTTTCTATCACTATCCCTACGTCTACTATCCCCAAAACTTCCAGGGTGCCGAGTACTACCGCAGCCGCGAGAGCCTGTACTACCGCTACCCAACCGAAATGCGAATTCCGGTCTACAACGAGCAGTGGCAGAACCACTACCCCAACGGTCGCTTGTACCACTCGGGGCATCACTTCCTGTTGGATGTGTTCTAA
- the ftsY gene encoding signal recognition particle-docking protein FtsY, which yields MGIFGFGKKKEDAETSSAEATSEKEAGFFGRLGQGLEKTRRLLNTDIRDLFKAEGRLVDEELLDEIFAILIRTDMGAGPANQIKDRIARDFRGRVVHTEDILKNIQDELAGLMQQDKEPIKMAAQGPTVILVVGVNGAGKTTSIAKLTRWFIDQGNSVVLGAGDTFRAAASEQLSIWAERLGATIIRGEAGSDPASVAFRAVDEGLKLNADVVIIDTAGRLQTQKNLMTQLDKMRRVIGKKIEDAPHEVLLVLDATAGQNGISQAKGFSDAAQCTGIVLTKLDGTAKGGVVVPIRKEFQLPVKFIGVGEKPEDLTRFDPEAFCNALFATS from the coding sequence ATGGGCATATTCGGATTCGGTAAGAAGAAAGAAGACGCGGAAACGAGCTCAGCGGAAGCCACTTCGGAAAAGGAAGCGGGCTTCTTTGGCCGGTTGGGGCAAGGTCTTGAGAAGACGCGCCGCCTGCTTAACACCGACATCCGCGACCTCTTCAAGGCGGAAGGCCGCCTGGTCGACGAAGAGTTGCTCGACGAGATCTTCGCGATTCTCATTCGCACCGATATGGGGGCCGGACCAGCCAACCAAATCAAAGACCGCATTGCCCGCGACTTCCGCGGCCGTGTTGTCCATACCGAAGACATCCTGAAGAACATTCAGGACGAACTGGCAGGCCTGATGCAGCAGGACAAAGAGCCCATCAAAATGGCGGCTCAAGGTCCGACGGTCATCCTGGTCGTGGGTGTGAATGGGGCTGGCAAAACGACTTCGATTGCCAAGCTGACGCGGTGGTTTATCGATCAAGGGAACTCCGTGGTGTTGGGGGCTGGCGATACGTTTCGGGCGGCGGCTTCCGAACAGCTTTCGATCTGGGCCGAACGGCTCGGCGCAACGATCATCCGCGGCGAAGCTGGCAGCGATCCGGCCAGCGTCGCGTTTCGCGCGGTCGACGAAGGGCTGAAGCTGAATGCCGACGTCGTCATCATCGATACGGCAGGTCGTCTGCAAACGCAGAAGAACCTGATGACCCAACTCGACAAAATGCGACGCGTGATCGGCAAGAAGATCGAAGATGCTCCGCACGAAGTACTGCTCGTGCTGGATGCCACCGCCGGTCAAAACGGCATCAGCCAGGCCAAAGGCTTCTCGGACGCGGCGCAGTGTACCGGCATCGTGCTGACCAAGCTCGACGGAACCGCCAAGGGGGGCGTCGTGGTGCCGATCCGCAAGGAATTCCAACTGCCGGTGAAGTTCATCGGCGTGGGGGAAAAGCCGGAAGACCTGACCCGCTTCGATCCCGAAGCATTCTGCAACGCTCTGTTCGCTACGAGCTAG
- the nusB gene encoding transcription antitermination factor NusB, which translates to MARRSRAREVVLQILYQEDLNPDADPRLADEFLRARLKHDENLIQFGRYLLIGTREHRKKIDMQLERFADNWSLRRMAATDRNLLRLGAFEIIYSDTPARVAINEAVELAKRFGGKHSPQFVNGLLDRILKSIQAEGADPA; encoded by the coding sequence ATGGCAAGACGTAGTCGAGCTCGTGAAGTTGTTCTCCAAATCCTCTATCAAGAGGATCTCAATCCCGATGCGGATCCGCGTCTGGCCGATGAGTTCCTGCGTGCGCGTTTGAAGCATGACGAGAACCTGATTCAGTTCGGCCGTTACCTGCTGATCGGTACTCGCGAACACCGCAAGAAGATCGACATGCAGTTGGAACGCTTCGCCGACAACTGGAGCCTCCGCCGCATGGCCGCGACCGATCGTAACTTGTTGCGGCTGGGTGCGTTCGAGATCATCTATTCCGACACGCCGGCCCGCGTGGCCATCAACGAAGCGGTTGAACTGGCCAAACGCTTCGGTGGCAAACACAGTCCCCAGTTCGTCAACGGTCTGCTGGACCGGATTCTGAAAAGCATCCAAGCCGAAGGTGCCGATCCTGCCTAG